From a region of the Kaistia sp. 32K genome:
- a CDS encoding inositol monophosphatase family protein gives MNSHEIARRHAFAEEIAREAGAIARRAFRSGDSIRAMEKGAHDLLTETDLDIDRFLIGRLREVFPEDGILTEESGGGSAGNLWVIDPIDGTMNFARRIPHFAVSIAFHAEGKTESGVVYNPILDEMFTARRGFGAFCNGQKMRVRPTRDATDAVIDAGYSSKRPLSDYIALVSRLLEGGFAFVQNGSAAIGLAQVACGRIDGYAELFLHSWDVLAGLLLVEEAGGWTSDFTAGDGLLRGNPVLAGTPAIREALQRILPLDDLLRTD, from the coding sequence ATGAACAGCCACGAGATCGCGCGACGTCACGCCTTCGCCGAGGAGATCGCGCGCGAGGCGGGCGCCATAGCGCGTCGCGCCTTCCGGTCCGGCGACAGCATTCGCGCCATGGAGAAGGGCGCGCATGACCTGCTCACGGAGACCGACCTCGACATCGACCGCTTCCTGATCGGCCGGCTGCGCGAGGTCTTTCCCGAGGATGGCATTTTGACGGAAGAGTCCGGCGGCGGCTCGGCTGGGAATCTCTGGGTCATCGACCCCATTGACGGCACAATGAACTTCGCGCGCCGGATCCCGCATTTCGCCGTCTCGATCGCCTTCCATGCGGAGGGGAAGACCGAAAGCGGCGTCGTCTACAACCCGATCCTCGACGAGATGTTCACGGCGCGGCGCGGCTTCGGGGCCTTCTGCAACGGGCAGAAGATGCGGGTCCGCCCGACCCGGGATGCGACCGACGCCGTCATCGATGCCGGCTATTCGTCGAAGCGTCCGCTGTCCGACTATATCGCGCTGGTCAGTCGGCTGCTGGAGGGCGGCTTCGCCTTCGTGCAGAACGGCTCGGCCGCGATCGGTCTGGCCCAGGTCGCCTGCGGCCGGATCGACGGCTACGCGGAGCTGTTCCTGCACAGCTGGGACGTGCTGGCCGGCCTGCTGCTGGTCGAGGAGGCTGGCGGCTGGACGAGCGATTTCACCGCCGGCGACGGCCTGCTGCGGGGCAATCCGGTTCTGGCCGGCACGCCGGCGATCCGGGAGGCGTTGCAGCGCATCCTGCCGCTGGACGACCTTCTTCGGACGGACTAG
- a CDS encoding alpha/beta fold hydrolase yields the protein MTILFLPGAGGSASFWSAVAERLDLDEPAVFFAWPGLGNEPHDPDVRSIDDLVARVLDALTEPSVLVAQSMGGYVAMQVALAAPERVRGIVLAVTSAGVPMRELGASDWRASYQASFPQAADWIAGPTEDLTTRLAEVSAPTLLIWGDSDPISPVAIGERLLGLLPDAELHVLPGADHDLAITHADDVARLVQAHIGKLTQAASE from the coding sequence ATGACCATCCTCTTTCTTCCCGGCGCCGGCGGCAGCGCGAGCTTCTGGAGCGCGGTGGCCGAGCGGCTCGATCTCGACGAACCCGCCGTGTTCTTCGCCTGGCCGGGCCTCGGCAACGAACCGCATGACCCGGATGTCCGGAGCATCGACGACCTCGTCGCCAGGGTGCTCGATGCGCTGACCGAACCCTCGGTGCTGGTCGCGCAATCGATGGGCGGCTATGTCGCCATGCAGGTGGCGCTGGCGGCGCCGGAGCGGGTCCGCGGCATCGTGCTCGCGGTGACCTCGGCCGGCGTGCCGATGCGGGAACTCGGCGCCAGCGACTGGCGCGCGAGCTACCAAGCGAGCTTTCCGCAGGCCGCCGACTGGATCGCGGGGCCGACCGAGGATCTCACGACGCGGCTTGCCGAGGTTTCCGCACCGACGTTGCTGATCTGGGGCGACAGCGACCCGATCAGCCCGGTCGCGATCGGCGAGCGGCTTCTCGGCCTGCTGCCCGATGCCGAGTTGCACGTCCTGCCCGGCGCCGATCACGACCTCGCCATCACCCACGCCGACGACGTCGCCCGGCTGGTCCAGGCCCACATCGGCAAGTTGACCCAGGCCGCGAGCGAATAG
- a CDS encoding LysR family transcriptional regulator, producing MDSLGALSAFVQAADARGFTEAGRKLGVSPSAVSKAVGRLEERLGVRLFHRSTRTITLTAEGSCFLERCRRILCEMEAAETELTQTQTEPQGKLRVSMPSMGILFMPKFAAFKRHFPRIEMELDFSDRLVDVIDEGFDAVIRTGEPADSRLMVRRIGSYRKVLVGSPAYFEQTGFPKQPEDLAGHAGLLYRYATTGKLDRWPLRRDGELVDVPIQNSVVMNTLEPQISLAEQGLGLACIPDLAVRRQLRAGTLVSVLDDFLPDTTLLNVLWPSSRNLSPKLRVFVDFAVEDMLDP from the coding sequence ATGGATAGTCTCGGAGCGCTCAGCGCCTTCGTTCAGGCCGCCGATGCCCGTGGCTTCACGGAAGCCGGGCGCAAGCTCGGCGTCTCCCCTTCCGCCGTCAGCAAGGCGGTCGGCCGGCTGGAGGAGCGGCTCGGCGTTCGCCTGTTCCACCGTTCGACGCGCACCATCACGCTGACGGCCGAGGGTTCGTGCTTTCTCGAGCGCTGCCGGCGCATCCTGTGCGAGATGGAGGCGGCCGAGACGGAGCTGACGCAGACCCAGACCGAACCGCAGGGCAAGCTCCGGGTCAGCATGCCCTCGATGGGCATCCTGTTCATGCCGAAATTCGCCGCCTTCAAGCGCCATTTCCCGCGCATCGAGATGGAGCTCGATTTCAGCGACCGGCTCGTCGACGTGATCGACGAAGGCTTCGACGCCGTCATCCGCACGGGCGAACCGGCGGATTCGCGCCTGATGGTCCGGCGGATCGGCAGCTATCGCAAGGTTCTGGTCGGCTCGCCGGCCTATTTCGAGCAGACGGGCTTTCCGAAACAGCCGGAGGATCTCGCCGGTCACGCCGGCCTGCTCTACCGCTACGCCACCACCGGCAAGCTCGACCGCTGGCCGCTGCGTCGCGACGGCGAGCTGGTCGACGTCCCGATCCAGAACAGCGTCGTGATGAACACGCTGGAGCCGCAGATTTCGCTAGCTGAACAGGGGCTCGGCCTCGCCTGCATTCCGGACCTCGCGGTGCGCCGGCAATTGCGGGCCGGCACCCTCGTCTCGGTCCTCGACGACTTCCTGCCGGATACGACGCTGCTGAACGTGCTCTGGCCTTCGAGCCGCAATCTGTCGCCAAAGCTCCGGGTGTTCGTGGATTTTGCAGTCGAGGACATGCTGGATCCTTGA